A genomic window from Salvia hispanica cultivar TCC Black 2014 chromosome 5, UniMelb_Shisp_WGS_1.0, whole genome shotgun sequence includes:
- the LOC125190384 gene encoding probable inactive receptor kinase At5g10020 isoform X1: MQLIWFVLVILVEVAVGESEVDALLELKKGIQTETLTKDFVSWDSNSLESDGCPKNWYGITCSTGHVTSISLNHLGLAGEFSFLTVSRLRMLQNLSLSNNHFTGTLTRDVGLLESLQNLDLSSNLFTGSLPHQLTSLPSLALVNISLNKMEGEIPSGFANLKKLKYLDLHSNAFVGDVMSLLGQLGGSVVYVDLSCNSFSGPLDLGTADPDFMSSVSHLNVSCNNLTGELFFPHDGIPYLDSLEVLDASDNRITGKIPSFSLVVSLRVLRLRGNQLSGSLPGGLLQGSSMVLSELDLSHNQLEGPIESITSLNLRYLNLSSNSLSGPLPLRIAHCAVIDLSNNMFSGNFSRAQSWGNYVEVIDLSSNHLTGSFPNQTSQFLRLNSFRISNNSLEGLLPPVLATYPELRVVDFSFNTLSGSLPSLFVSTKLIDINLSWNNFSGVVPTDGLTPQNYSLLFLDLSHNSFTGQLPPELGRFSTMVYLDLSNNLLEGAIPDDLPNTMTVFNVSYNNLSGVVPQSLQRFPSSSFHPGNMLLVVPNEAASSPKGGDSLSMRGHGSRMSSAIRAALIAGLVGGVLVIAILTVMIYWRVHRERNKSASTETGGKKVLSSTAVESGTQQQANLSALQQGLKNLDNPESTRKTELVASPATVASSGDSSPGKFQQLSEHPSALRVCSPEKLAGDLHLFDSSLKFSSEELSSAPAEPVGMSCHGTLYKAVLSSGHVLAVKLLKEGIAKRRKEFAREAKKLGSIRHPNLVSLQGFYWGPKEHEKLIISNYVDAPCLALYLHGTAPQTLPPLSLDERLKIAINVACCLTHLHTESAIPHGNLKSTNILIELPNKNAVLTDYSLHRLLTTAGTAEQVLNAGALGYLPPEFTSTSKPCPSMKSDVYAFGVILLELLTGRSIPGNPEVVDLAEWVSFMAVENRAAECFDSHILGAENLLPKTLDDMLHVALKCTLPAAERPDMKMVFEELSSMVVG; this comes from the exons ATGCAGTTGATCTGGTTTGTTTTAGTAATCCTAGTAGAAGTAGCAGTAGGAGAATCAGAGGTTGATGCACTTTTAGAACTCAAAAAGGGAATTCAGACAGAAACCTTAACAAAAGATTTTGTTTCATGGGATTCCAACTCATTAGAATCAGATGGATGCCCCAAGAACTGGTATGGCATCACCTGTAGCACTGGCCATGTCACTTCAATATCACTCAACCATTTAGGCCTAGCCGGAGAATTCAGTTTTCTTACAGTTTCCCGTCTCCGGATGCTCCAAAATCTATCGCTATCCAACAATCACTTCACCGGAACTCTCACAAGAGATGTCGGTCTGCTTGAATCCCTACAGAATTTGGATCTTTCCAGCAATCTGTTTACTGGCTCACTCCCTCATCAGTTGACAAGTTTACCAAGCTTGGCACTTGTTAATATCTCATTGAACAAAATGGAAGGGGAAATCCCCTCAGGTTTTGCTAATCTGAAGAAGCTCAAGTACTTAGATCTCCATTCTAATGCTTTTGTGGGTGATGTGATGAGCCTTTTGGGCCAGTTAGGAGGTAGTGTGGTGTACGTTGATCTCAGCTGCAATAGTTTCTCGGGGCCGTTGGATTTGGGAACTGCTGATCCCGATTTCATGTCATCGGTTAGCCACCTCAATGTTAGTTGTAATAACTTGACAGGGGAGCTGTTCTTCCCTCATGATGGGATACCATACTTGGACAGCCTAGAGGTTCTTGATGCCAGTGATAATCGCATAACTGGAAAAATACCTTCTTTCAGTCTTGTAGTCTCTCTCCGAGTTCTCAGACTTCGCGGCAACCAGCTGTCAGGATCATTGCCTGGGGGCCTCTTGCAAGGGAGCTCAATGGTCTTGTCTGAGTTGGACCTTAGCCATAACCAGCTTGAAG GTCCTATTGAAAGTATAACCTCTCTTAATCTGAGATATCTAAACCTATCCTCTAATAGCCTTTCTGGGCCCTTGCCTTTGAGGATTGCACATTGTGCTGTCATAGATCTCAGTAACAATATGTTCTCGGGGAACTTCTCGAGAGCTCAGAGCTGGGGAAACTATGTCGAAGTGATAGATTTAAGCTCCAATCACCTGACCGGATCCTTTCCAAATCAAACGTCTCAGTTCTTGAGGCTCAATTCATTCAGAATTTCCAACAACTCGTTGGAAGGCCTTCTTCCACCTGTGCTCGCCACATATCCTGAGCTACGAGTGGTTGATTTTAGCTTCAACACGTTGAGTGGTTCACTTCCTAGCCTGTTTGTCTCCACCAAACTGATTGACATCAACCTGTCCTGGAACAATTTTTCTGGGGTGGTACCTACGGATGGACTGACCCCACAGAATTACAGCCTGCTATTTCTCGATCTATCGCACAATTCCTTTACAGGCCAACTGCCCCCTGAGTTGGGCAGGTTCAGTACCATGGTGTATCTTGACCTGTCTAACAACCTTCTTGAAGGCGCCATCCCTGATGACCTCCCAAACACAATGACAGTATTCAACGTTTCTTACAATAATCTTTCTGGAGTTGTTCCACAAAGCTTGCAGAGATTCCCATCTTCATCATTCCATCCTGGAAACATGTTGCTTGTTGTCCCAAATGAGGCTGCTTCGTCACCAAAAGGTGGTGACAGCCTAAGTATGAGGGGCCATGGTTCTCGCATGAGTTCTGCGATCAGAGCCGCCCTCATTGCAGGCCTTGTAGGTGGTGTGTTGGTGATAGCCATACTAACTGTGATGATTTATTGGAGAGTCCACCGTGAAAGAAATAAGTCGGCCTCAACAGAAACTGGTGGGAAGAAAG TGTTATCCTCAACTGCAGTAGAATCAGGTACGCAGCAACAAGCCAACTTATCCGCTCTGCAGCAGGGATTGAAGAATCTTGATAATCCAGAATCAACGAGGAAAACTGAATTGGTGGCTTCTCCTGCAACAGTGGCATCATCTGGTGACTCGTCGCCTGGAAAATTCCAGCAACTATCGGAGCATCCAAGTGCACTGAGGGTTTGTTCACCGGAAAAACTGGCAGGAGACCTCCATCTTTTTGACAGCTCCTTAAAGTTCAGCTCCGAAGAGCTATCATCCGCGCCTGCAGAGCCTGTGGGAATGAGCTGCCACGGGACACTCTACAAGGCCGTGCTTTCTTCAGGCCATGTCCTGGCAGTGAAACTGCTAAAAGAAGGAATAgcgaaaagaagaaaagagttTGCTCGAGAAGCGAAGAAGCTTGGCAGTATACGGCATCCAAATTTGGTTTCTCTGCAGGGATTCTACTGGGGTCCAAAGGAGCATGAGAAGCTGATCATATCCAACTACGTCGATGCTCCTTGTTTGGCGCTCTATCTTCACG GAACAGCTCCCCAAACACTCCCTCCTTTGTCTCTAGATGAAAGGCTGAAGATCGCGATCAATGTGGCATGCTGCCTCACTCACCTCCACACAGAGAGTGCCATACCTCATGGCAACCTGAAATCCACCAACATCCTGATCGAACTTCCCAATAAAAACGCGGTCTTGACAGACTACAGCCTGCACCGGCTGCTGACAACAGCGGGCACAGCTGAGCAGGTGCTGAATGCAGGCGCGCTAGGATACCTGCCACCTGAATTCACCAGCACGAGCAAACCTTGCCCCTCGATGAAGAGTGATGTATATGCTTTCGGTGTTATTCTGCTGGAACTCTTGACCGGGAGAAGTATCCCAGGCAACCCTGAAGTGGTTGATCTGGCGGAATGGGTGAGCTTCATGGCTGTGGAGAATCGGGCTGCTGAGTGCTTTGACTCGCATATTTTGGGAGCGGAGAACCTTCTCCCGAAAACTCTTGATGACATGCTTCACGTTGCTCTGAAATGCACCCTTCCGGCTGCTGAACGGCCCGACATGAAGATGGTTTTCGAAGAGCTTTCTTCGATGGTGGTGGGCTAG
- the LOC125187864 gene encoding protein ETHYLENE INSENSITIVE 3-like — protein sequence MMMFEEMGFCGDLDFFSSAPVKEADVCGLQSGAEADAEGGVEEDYTDDEIDVDELERRMWRDKMRLKRLKEMSKGKEGVDAAKQRQSQEQARRKKMSRAQDGILKYMLKMMEVCKAQGFVYGIIPEKGKPVSGASDNLREWWKDKVRFDRNGPAAIAKYQADNAIPGRNEGSSPVGPTPHTLQELQDTTLGSLLSALMQHCDPPQRRFPLEKGVPPPWWPTGKEEWWHQLGLQKDQGSPPYKKPHDLKKAWKVGVLTAVIKHMSPDIAKIRKLVRQSKCLQDKMTAKESATWLAIINQEEALARELYPDRCPPLSGCGGGSGTFAMNDSSEYDVDVGDEESNFDVQEQKPPPATLGLLNIGMDRFQDRLPIPQQSHAIKDELITNLDFSRKRKPGCELNMMMDQKVYTCEFLQCPHAELCHGFYDRASRDNHQLSCPYKQFGVPSFSINDIKPVIFPQSFVHQKPSPLPVNQTPAPPFDLSGLGVPEDGQRMINELMSCYDNNVVGNKNTNAGSAPKDSGYLQTQGMVMDASLFEDDHNHNTTNIHHNPTMFRTADRFNQSKMLNTPFNTNPTENFQLMFSSPFNIPAVDFTENFGPRDNSLAKQDVAMWY from the coding sequence ATGATGATGTTTGAGGAGATGGGGTTTTGTGGCGATCTCGATTTCTTTTCGTCTGCTCCGGTGAAGGAAGCCGATGTGTGTGGTCTGCAGTCCGGGGCTGAGGCGGATGCGGAGGGCGGTGTGGAGGAGGACTACACGGACGATGAGATCGACGTGGATGAGCTGGAGAGGAGGATGTGGAGGGACAAGATGCGGCTGAAGAGGCTCAAGGAGATGAGCAAAGGGAAGGAAGGCGTTGATGCTGCGAAGCAGCGCCAGTCGCAGGAGCAGGCGAGGCGGAAGAAGATGTCGAGGGCGCAGGATGGGATCTTGAAGTACATGTTGAAGATGATGGAGGTTTGCAAGGCTCAGGGCTTTGTTTATGGGATCATCCCCGAGAAGGGGAAGCCGGTGAGTGGAGCCTCGGATAATTTGAGGGAGTGGTGGAAGGATAAGGTGAGGTTCGACCGGAATGGGCCGGCTGCTATTGCTAAATACCAGGCGGATAACGCCATCCCTGGGAGGAACGAGGGGTCCAGCCCCGTTGGGCCGACTCCTCACACCTTGCAGGAGCTCCAGGACACCACCCTTGGCTCGTTGCTGTCGGCTCTGATGCAGCACTGTGATCCGCCTCAGAGGCGTTTCCCGTTGGAGAAGGGCGTCCCGCCTCCATGGTGGCCGACCGGGAAAGAGGAATGGTGGCATCAGTTGGGCTTGCAGAAGGATCAAGGCTCCCCTCCTTACAAGAAGCCTCATGATCTCAAGAAGGCGTGGAAGGTCGGGGTTCTGACAGCCGTGATCAAGCACATGTCTCCCGATATTGCCAAGATCCGGAAGCTCGTGAGGCAGTCCAAGTGTTTGCAGGACAAGATGACGGCCAAGGAGAGCGCGACCTGGCTGGCCATCATCAACCAGGAGGAAGCCCTGGCCCGGGAGCTCTACCCCGACCGCTGCCCGCCCCTCTCTGGATGTGGCGGCGGCAGTGGAACATTCGCCATGAACGACAGCAGCGAGTACGACGTGGATGTGGGCGACGAGGAGTCCAACTTCGACGTGCAGGAGCAGAAACCACCACCCGCGACGCTCGGGCTATTGAATATCGGGATGGATAGGTTTCAAGATCGGCTTCCGATTCCGCAACAGTCTCACGCCATCAAGGACGAACTCATCACCAACTTAGACTTCTCGAGGAAGAGAAAGCCCGGGTGCGAGCTCAACATGATGATGGATCAGAAGGTGTACACGTGCGAGTTTCTTCAATGCCCACACGCTGAGCTCTGCCATGGCTTCTACGACCGAGCCTCCCGCGATAATCACCAGCTATCTTGCCCTTACAAGCAGTTTGGGGTTCCTAGTTTCAGCATTAATGACATCAAGCCAGTCATCTTTCCTCAGTCCTTTGTCCATCAGAAGCCATCTCCACTCCCCGTCAACCAAACTCCGGCCCCACCCTTTGATCTCTCCGGCCTAGGGGTCCCAGAAGACGGGCAGAGGATGATCAACGAGCTCATGTCCTGCTACGACAACAATGTAGTAGGGAACAAGAACACGAATGCAGGCAGCGCCCCCAAGGACAGCGGCTACCTCCAAACGCAAGGAATGGTGATGGACGCCAGCCTATTCGAAGACGACCACAACCACAACACCACCAACATTCATCACAATCCCACAATGTTCCGGACAGCTGATCGGTTCAATCAATCGAAGATGTTGAACACACCTTTCAACACCAACCCTACTGAGAATTTCCAGCTAATGTTCAGTTCTCCGTTCAATATACCGGCGGTAGATTTCACCGAGAATTTCGGGCCGAGGGATAATAGCCTGGCAAAGCAGGATGTTGCAATGTGGTACTAA
- the LOC125190384 gene encoding probable inactive receptor kinase At5g10020 isoform X2, which produces MQLIWFVLVILVEVAVGESEVDALLELKKGIQTETLTKDFVSWDSNSLESDGCPKNWYGITCSTGHVTSISLNHLGLAGEFSFLTVSRLRMLQNLSLSNNHFTGTLTRDVGLLESLQNLDLSSNLFTGSLPHQLTSLPSLALVNISLNKMEGEIPSGFANLKKLKYLDLHSNAFVGDVMSLLGQLGGSVVYVDLSCNSFSGPLDLGTADPDFMSSVSHLNVSCNNLTGELFFPHDGIPYLDSLEVLDASDNRITGKIPSFSLVVSLRVLRLRGNQLSGSLPGGLLQGSSMVLSELDLSHNQLEGPIESITSLNLRYLNLSSNSLSGPLPLRIAHCAVIDLSNNMFSGNFSRAQSWGNYVEVIDLSSNHLTGSFPNQTSQFLRLNSFRISNNSLEGLLPPVLATYPELRVVDFSFNTLSGSLPSLFVSTKLIDINLSWNNFSGVVPTDGLTPQNYSLLFLDLSHNSFTGQLPPELGRFSTMVYLDLSNNLLEGAIPDDLPNTMTVFNVSYNNLSGVVPQSLQRFPSSSFHPGNMLLVVPNEAASSPKGGDSLSMRGHGSRMSSAIRAALIAGLVGGVLVIAILTVMIYWRVHRERNKSASTETGGKKVESGTQQQANLSALQQGLKNLDNPESTRKTELVASPATVASSGDSSPGKFQQLSEHPSALRVCSPEKLAGDLHLFDSSLKFSSEELSSAPAEPVGMSCHGTLYKAVLSSGHVLAVKLLKEGIAKRRKEFAREAKKLGSIRHPNLVSLQGFYWGPKEHEKLIISNYVDAPCLALYLHGTAPQTLPPLSLDERLKIAINVACCLTHLHTESAIPHGNLKSTNILIELPNKNAVLTDYSLHRLLTTAGTAEQVLNAGALGYLPPEFTSTSKPCPSMKSDVYAFGVILLELLTGRSIPGNPEVVDLAEWVSFMAVENRAAECFDSHILGAENLLPKTLDDMLHVALKCTLPAAERPDMKMVFEELSSMVVG; this is translated from the exons ATGCAGTTGATCTGGTTTGTTTTAGTAATCCTAGTAGAAGTAGCAGTAGGAGAATCAGAGGTTGATGCACTTTTAGAACTCAAAAAGGGAATTCAGACAGAAACCTTAACAAAAGATTTTGTTTCATGGGATTCCAACTCATTAGAATCAGATGGATGCCCCAAGAACTGGTATGGCATCACCTGTAGCACTGGCCATGTCACTTCAATATCACTCAACCATTTAGGCCTAGCCGGAGAATTCAGTTTTCTTACAGTTTCCCGTCTCCGGATGCTCCAAAATCTATCGCTATCCAACAATCACTTCACCGGAACTCTCACAAGAGATGTCGGTCTGCTTGAATCCCTACAGAATTTGGATCTTTCCAGCAATCTGTTTACTGGCTCACTCCCTCATCAGTTGACAAGTTTACCAAGCTTGGCACTTGTTAATATCTCATTGAACAAAATGGAAGGGGAAATCCCCTCAGGTTTTGCTAATCTGAAGAAGCTCAAGTACTTAGATCTCCATTCTAATGCTTTTGTGGGTGATGTGATGAGCCTTTTGGGCCAGTTAGGAGGTAGTGTGGTGTACGTTGATCTCAGCTGCAATAGTTTCTCGGGGCCGTTGGATTTGGGAACTGCTGATCCCGATTTCATGTCATCGGTTAGCCACCTCAATGTTAGTTGTAATAACTTGACAGGGGAGCTGTTCTTCCCTCATGATGGGATACCATACTTGGACAGCCTAGAGGTTCTTGATGCCAGTGATAATCGCATAACTGGAAAAATACCTTCTTTCAGTCTTGTAGTCTCTCTCCGAGTTCTCAGACTTCGCGGCAACCAGCTGTCAGGATCATTGCCTGGGGGCCTCTTGCAAGGGAGCTCAATGGTCTTGTCTGAGTTGGACCTTAGCCATAACCAGCTTGAAG GTCCTATTGAAAGTATAACCTCTCTTAATCTGAGATATCTAAACCTATCCTCTAATAGCCTTTCTGGGCCCTTGCCTTTGAGGATTGCACATTGTGCTGTCATAGATCTCAGTAACAATATGTTCTCGGGGAACTTCTCGAGAGCTCAGAGCTGGGGAAACTATGTCGAAGTGATAGATTTAAGCTCCAATCACCTGACCGGATCCTTTCCAAATCAAACGTCTCAGTTCTTGAGGCTCAATTCATTCAGAATTTCCAACAACTCGTTGGAAGGCCTTCTTCCACCTGTGCTCGCCACATATCCTGAGCTACGAGTGGTTGATTTTAGCTTCAACACGTTGAGTGGTTCACTTCCTAGCCTGTTTGTCTCCACCAAACTGATTGACATCAACCTGTCCTGGAACAATTTTTCTGGGGTGGTACCTACGGATGGACTGACCCCACAGAATTACAGCCTGCTATTTCTCGATCTATCGCACAATTCCTTTACAGGCCAACTGCCCCCTGAGTTGGGCAGGTTCAGTACCATGGTGTATCTTGACCTGTCTAACAACCTTCTTGAAGGCGCCATCCCTGATGACCTCCCAAACACAATGACAGTATTCAACGTTTCTTACAATAATCTTTCTGGAGTTGTTCCACAAAGCTTGCAGAGATTCCCATCTTCATCATTCCATCCTGGAAACATGTTGCTTGTTGTCCCAAATGAGGCTGCTTCGTCACCAAAAGGTGGTGACAGCCTAAGTATGAGGGGCCATGGTTCTCGCATGAGTTCTGCGATCAGAGCCGCCCTCATTGCAGGCCTTGTAGGTGGTGTGTTGGTGATAGCCATACTAACTGTGATGATTTATTGGAGAGTCCACCGTGAAAGAAATAAGTCGGCCTCAACAGAAACTGGTGGGAAGAAAG TAGAATCAGGTACGCAGCAACAAGCCAACTTATCCGCTCTGCAGCAGGGATTGAAGAATCTTGATAATCCAGAATCAACGAGGAAAACTGAATTGGTGGCTTCTCCTGCAACAGTGGCATCATCTGGTGACTCGTCGCCTGGAAAATTCCAGCAACTATCGGAGCATCCAAGTGCACTGAGGGTTTGTTCACCGGAAAAACTGGCAGGAGACCTCCATCTTTTTGACAGCTCCTTAAAGTTCAGCTCCGAAGAGCTATCATCCGCGCCTGCAGAGCCTGTGGGAATGAGCTGCCACGGGACACTCTACAAGGCCGTGCTTTCTTCAGGCCATGTCCTGGCAGTGAAACTGCTAAAAGAAGGAATAgcgaaaagaagaaaagagttTGCTCGAGAAGCGAAGAAGCTTGGCAGTATACGGCATCCAAATTTGGTTTCTCTGCAGGGATTCTACTGGGGTCCAAAGGAGCATGAGAAGCTGATCATATCCAACTACGTCGATGCTCCTTGTTTGGCGCTCTATCTTCACG GAACAGCTCCCCAAACACTCCCTCCTTTGTCTCTAGATGAAAGGCTGAAGATCGCGATCAATGTGGCATGCTGCCTCACTCACCTCCACACAGAGAGTGCCATACCTCATGGCAACCTGAAATCCACCAACATCCTGATCGAACTTCCCAATAAAAACGCGGTCTTGACAGACTACAGCCTGCACCGGCTGCTGACAACAGCGGGCACAGCTGAGCAGGTGCTGAATGCAGGCGCGCTAGGATACCTGCCACCTGAATTCACCAGCACGAGCAAACCTTGCCCCTCGATGAAGAGTGATGTATATGCTTTCGGTGTTATTCTGCTGGAACTCTTGACCGGGAGAAGTATCCCAGGCAACCCTGAAGTGGTTGATCTGGCGGAATGGGTGAGCTTCATGGCTGTGGAGAATCGGGCTGCTGAGTGCTTTGACTCGCATATTTTGGGAGCGGAGAACCTTCTCCCGAAAACTCTTGATGACATGCTTCACGTTGCTCTGAAATGCACCCTTCCGGCTGCTGAACGGCCCGACATGAAGATGGTTTTCGAAGAGCTTTCTTCGATGGTGGTGGGCTAG